The Setaria viridis chromosome 9, Setaria_viridis_v4.0, whole genome shotgun sequence sequence TGGAATAGTCGCAGGCACTACGTACTCCCTCCGGCCACGCCTAAAAACCTGGCTGCCTATTTATTTGAATATTGTTCGGGTCAAACTTTTGCAAGTTTATTTGGCTACTGATATCTTTTAGAATACTTGGACTAGGAAGACAAAAATCTTGCGTAGATTTATTGAGAATAATAGTTTATGTTATCGTAGTTGtatggtatttttttttttgcaaatataTTAGGACAAAGCATACCAGCCAAAAGCTACACTTCAAAAGAGAAGTAGTCTCTGCCCCAGTGTCAAACAATTATGACTCATCAAAGGACAAGGAGTGCGTGCTTAATCCATACTATGAAAATGAGAAACATTCAACTACAATCCTAAATAAGGTTGAGCTTGATCTACGTGAAAATGCCTTGGCCCGCATAAATGTGGGAGTCCTTTTTCCTGACTTTGAATTATTTCTATTTTCCTAATAAGGCGTAAAAGAGCCTAAAACTGTGCTTTCCCAAACTCATGGATTTTGCGCGAAATATCTAATGCCTCTGTAACATAGCCTATCAATGCCTATGAAATGTTCTTGATGCATACTATGCTTGCATTTATCAAGATGCCTCATTAGCAATGTTTGTATTTCTCCACTAATTAATGGCCGACACCATTAAGCCAATCCCCCAAGCAAGCTTTCACAGGAAAGGACTCCCCAATGCCCGGACATGGAGCGATGGAGGGCACAAACAGGCAGGGCACGCGAATAAAGATGCTACTCCCCTACCACACTATAAAATTATTGTGGACGGCATCTTTTCCTAGTACTGTAGCATAGAGGCTACGACGAATGTGGTCTTTTTTTCTCCAGGATCAGATGGTTCCTGCAGGAAATGAAACCAGTGATCCCCAGTGAAGATACCCTTCTCCCTGTCACGTCAGGCCACACTTGGAAGGATCAAACGGGTGGGCCAGAGCCCTCTTGACTTCCACAGAAAACTTAAAGGGACCTCCACTCCTGTCACTCGAAACAACATTATTTTCTTCCCTTTTGGCTTTATTTTGGGACTTGGCACAGGGCAAGGGTTCAGGTTCCAGCTTGGAGATGTCATTGGAATTGGATGGGCCAGTGTGCCAACTGCCAACAAGCTAGGGGTCTCATGCCCACCGCCAAACCATGCATCCAGCCAAGAAATTCCATCGAATTTGTGGTCAAGACAGCTAATTGTTCTGCACCCTTGGTGGAGGATAGCAGCCTCAGCATGGGACCAACCCAGCACGGGTGCTGGGGAACATGCTGCTGCTTTGTGGTGAGGGGACTGTTCAACTTTTGCACCCACCTTTGGTGATTTTTAGGATCCTGGTGTATTCACCTTTTTACCAAGTAATAACTACCCAAAagcttctctattttttttacaagaaAAAGAGATTGTCCATATGGGCATAATTCATCCGGTTTTGTGTTGATACCGCGGATAATTCGTATTCACAAAATATAAGCAATTCAACATTTATAATTACCTGCATACACATGTACATTTATAGCTACACAATTGATAAATGCAAATCTCTTATTAATAAATTCTACACCTGCATATCCTCCAAATTGATATTCAATCAAATTAATCAATATCCATATCATCTCAGGATCCATCTGTATTGATACTTATTTCCTTCTTTAAAATGCAGATGCAATTATGCAACCACGACCGAATTTTACACGTCTACGGTCCGGCAGTTTTTGTTTTCTCACATGGACCCGATACTCGCTACCAAGAGTTCTTTAAATAACACATTGACCATGAAGAAGAAAAGGCATCGGCCAAGATTGCTTAAACTCAAGCCAGAAAGCTCCCTGAAGCAAACAGAAGAGTGCGCTTGGGATGAAACATCCCTACAAAAGGCTAAAGTAGCGTTTCAGTCTGCTAGAGTAAAGGGTCAAGGGAATTGGAAAAGCCCTTGCCAGTTGCATAAAGGCCAagcaacttttcaaaaaaaaaaacatgtggcTGCATCATTGCATGGCGGTGCTTTGCAAAAAAGCCAAGTGTGTGACGCAGGGAAGTCCTGGCTTGCAAAACTGGACACATTGAAGCGGTGTGACAAAGTTGGAAGTATGTCAatgaacgggctatcggatcCACAAAAATTAGCATGCATTTAcgcctttttattttttttcattcggCTGAGTGGCCCCTTTCTTTGGAAGCGAGTGGGCCCGGCCGCCCGGGGGCATGACACGATGGCAACGAGCCAGAGCTGGAAAGCAATATTTTACAGATATACTGTTGCACGTTAACGGGTTATTGGATTTATGCAACAGGAGGATATGGAGATAAGAATGTCTCTGTTCCTTTAGTTTGCTTGTGATTTTTGCAGGACATGGTTAGAGGAGAACGTCTCTTTCATTCAGTTTGCTTGTGCACGTTGCCTAGCCACACGTTTTCCTTGTGAAAATGATTTCCACCTTTATATTGTCCATAAGTATAAATTCTGAATACCAAAGGGAGATCGTGCCATTGTCTCGTAGCCATCACGTATTTATCATTATTGCAGACGAAACAAACCAAGCTTCTTTTCTAGCTATAAGAAAGACGCAGATTGATGTAAACACACACCACATCAGCACACATCCATCCAAAAAAATGAATAACATCAATACTTATCTCTAACTATAAATTTTGAAACCATGGTTTACTCAAACCTAGTGGTTCTTCTCGATTCTCGAGAAGGCAAGAGTCTCTCGTATGTAGGAAATTTTTAATCTGCTGATTGTATTTCTTCGAAATGGTTTATAATCTCAATAGATTTACATAGAAAATTCTAAAAGTTGACATCTATTGGCAATCCATGGTTGCCACTCGCACCATAAATGGCCTCTTAAGAAAAGCCATATATGGTAGCTTAAATAACACAATACCCATAGTCCCTGGCCGCTGAAGGAATCATATACCGGGTCCGGGGCGCGAGCTACCGGGTTCATCCCCAGCCCACGGGACCGGGCCTCCCTCCCTTACGTGACGTGGGGATGAGATCGCGAGGAGCGTTTGGTTTGGAGTCCGACACAGCAAAGGGAGAGAAGGACAcacagcaaagcaaagcaaaccgAAGCCGTTTCATACAGATACAGCCCcgctcttcttcctccgctCCCCTTGCTCCGCAGACCGCAGTCCGAATAAAAGTCCCGTCCTCTTCCTCCGCGCTTCAATCTCCCCCGGCGCACCACCTCTGTTCTTGCAGAGTAGCACGGAGGTGCAGAGTGCTGACGGGTTCGGTTGGATTCCTCCTGCCGGTTCGGTTTCTTGGGAGTTCTTCTTGGTTTTCCCGGAGCGATTTTGTGCGCCGCGAATTGTTGTGGCCTTTTGGGTTGGCTCGAGACAGAGTGGGAGAAGGGCGGCCGTGTGGAGAGGTGGGGACAGGGGAGGAGGCCATGGGCGGGCAGTGGGTTGAGGAGGGGATGCCGCCGTCCAACCTGCAGCGCTTCTTGGACTGCACCACGCCAACCGTGGAGACGCACATTCTCCCCAAGGTGACGCAATTGCCCCCCGTCGAGTTCTCGCCTTTGATGTTCTTGCTGGTCTCGGGCCGCCGCTGTCACGGCCTGCGTCGATCTGCGGCGTCTCGGGAGTTTCGGATTTGTCATTTACTCGTTTCTGTGCACCCCGTAGTGTGGTGGGGGGAAAGATGGGCTTTTTTTTACTCGTTACGGCTCGTCTTTTACTGGTGCACCTTTCTGCGTTTTCTGATGGCAAATGTCCATCTCAAATTGTCGATGGCAGTATTGCTAGCACTGTTTTTTCCCCTTAATCAGGAGGATAGTACCATAGCATGTTTTACTAGCTGCGAGATTGTGATGCAGCTGTACCGATTCCTGCCATCTTGAATTCAACTTCGTCGAGTCAATTTCGCCTGCTCTTCAACTGTTTTATTAATGCTCTTGGGTGATTGACCATATTAGGGTCGCTAGCTGCTGTAGGCCTATTAATCATCGTCCTCTCTGAAAGTGAGACGCTGTTCATTTTGACCCAGACGAATGGACGATTGTCGACTGATGCTTGGCACCATGCTGAGACGGACAGCGTGGAGTACTTCAATCTTGCAGACCTCTGGGAGCAGTACTACGAGTGGAGTGCATATGGCGCTGGAGTTGCGGTGCAGCTTCCAGGAGGGGAGAGAGTAGTTCAGTACTATGTTCCCTACCTATCAGGGATACAGCTATATACCAACAAGGTCCTGACTGCATCTAGGTATGAACAAGAGATCCTTAGTAGTGTTGAATTTCGAGTTCAAGGTGATTTTGAGCTGTAAGCCAATCTGATTCTCTGTTTCATATAGGAGCTTTGGTGAAGATAATGGCATGGATTTGTGGAGTGATGATGAGGACAATGAGAAGATGTCGAGATCCTGGAGTTCGACATCTGATGAATCATTGTTCAACTGTGATGTGTTAGGGGCCAATAGGAAGCGCCCAGGGCACTTgtactttgagttctttgaagTAGGTTCACCTTATGGAAGGGTCCCGCTCATTGACAAGGTGAACTTCTATGGCCTTTGCTGTGAGTTTATCTTGGCTGTTTTTTACGATCGCGATTCTTATATGATCATTGCCCTTTCTAGGTTTACGAACTATCCCAGGGCTTTCCTGGGTTAACATCACTGAAGAGTGCTGATCTTTCGCCTGTTAGCTGGATGTCAGTTGCCTGGTATGATCAAATTTATATCCACtgcttatgttatttttaaagAATAAAAAATTGGCAGATGGTTTTTAGATAATGATCGGCACAAAAAATGGCATTGTCCTGTTATCTAGGACTTTGTAAAACAGGGTCATGCCTGTTCTGCTCTCCTCATGCTAATAATTTTCTAATTGAAGTACTTGTGCCGCATTCAATCTCTGCCTTAGCAGTTTGATGATAGATTTGAGTGCTTCAATAGTCCTTTGTTTTTAAATAGTAGCTGTTGTTTCTAGGTCAGTAGTCAATTCTTGTTTGTTTTCATTTTCAGTGAAGAAAGTGGTCACCACTGTCATTCATGTCTGCTACTTTGACTAGGTATCCTATCTACCACATTCCTTACCAGCGCAACGTGAAGGACTTATCTGCATGCTTCCTAACTTACCATACCATTTCCTCCTCGTTCCAAGGTATGTTTTGTTGCATTTTGGAGATTAGTTTGTACCATTTTGATCAATTCTCATGACACAAAGATTTCATTATCTCAATAGGCTTCAATACCAATGCTTCATGAACATTGCGATTGATGATATTAGTATTAATATCAACAATCTTCATACCATTGGGCCTTTAGTTTATTTCCATTAATGTTGTTTAGGATGTTGGTGTAGGCATCTGATTCAAATTTTACACTTGGGTTGTGCCTGGAAGAGCATGACCACACGATATAATGGCAGCTCTTT is a genomic window containing:
- the LOC117840263 gene encoding uncharacterized protein; protein product: MRSRGAFGLESDTAKGEKDTQQSKANRSRFIQIQPRSSSSAPLAPQTAVRIKVPSSSSALQSPPAHHLCSCRVARRCRVLTGSVGFLLPVRFLGSSSWFSRSDFVRRELLWPFGLARDRVGEGRPCGEVGTGEEAMGGQWVEEGMPPSNLQRFLDCTTPTVETHILPKTNGRLSTDAWHHAETDSVEYFNLADLWEQYYEWSAYGAGVAVQLPGGERVVQYYVPYLSGIQLYTNKVLTASRSFGEDNGMDLWSDDEDNEKMSRSWSSTSDESLFNCDVLGANRKRPGHLYFEFFEVGSPYGRVPLIDKVYELSQGFPGLTSLKSADLSPVSWMSVAWYPIYHIPYQRNVKDLSACFLTYHTISSSFQDQALETMTNGGCHPVTSGKQNGHIMDKKSNTVSLPPFGLAAHKIQGSLWTNPMAGDHRKMDFYFSAADSWLKQLGVQHHDFNFFITHPM